In Thermodesulfobacteriota bacterium, a single genomic region encodes these proteins:
- a CDS encoding integron integrase, whose translation MEDKPKFRPNPKLKILDQVRQVLRYHHYAYRTEHTYCHWIKRYIYYHGGKTHPRELNEKHIESFLSHLAVDVNIAASTQRQALNALVFLYREVLDIPLTEKISPARTKRSRRPPTVLTQQEVLRVLEQMTGTNALMARLMYGSGMRLMECIRLRIHDVDFGQRKIYVRGGKGGKDRTTLLPAGIQEELRRHIERVKQTHREDLEAGYGRVYLPGALDRKYPNAPAETGWQYVFPAKELSLDPRSGEKRRHHVMESTLQKAIKMATRRAAIDKRVSSHTLRHSFATHMLENGVNIRVLQELLGHADVKTTEIYTHVMRKDIDDLQSPLDRLPGAS comes from the coding sequence ATGGAAGATAAACCCAAATTCCGTCCCAATCCCAAACTGAAAATACTGGATCAGGTTCGCCAGGTACTGCGATACCATCACTACGCCTATCGCACTGAGCACACCTACTGTCACTGGATCAAACGCTACATCTATTACCATGGCGGTAAAACCCACCCCCGGGAATTAAACGAAAAACACATTGAAAGTTTTTTATCGCATCTGGCCGTCGATGTCAATATCGCGGCCTCGACCCAGCGTCAGGCGTTAAATGCCCTGGTGTTTCTTTACCGTGAGGTGCTGGATATCCCGCTGACGGAAAAAATTTCGCCTGCCAGGACCAAAAGAAGCAGGCGTCCGCCAACGGTCCTGACACAACAGGAGGTCCTTCGGGTTCTTGAGCAGATGACCGGCACCAATGCGCTGATGGCCAGACTGATGTATGGCTCCGGCATGCGCCTGATGGAATGCATCCGCCTGCGCATCCATGATGTTGACTTCGGTCAGCGGAAAATTTACGTCCGCGGCGGCAAGGGCGGCAAAGACCGGACCACCCTGCTGCCGGCGGGTATCCAGGAAGAACTCCGACGGCATATTGAACGGGTCAAACAAACACACCGGGAGGACCTTGAAGCGGGTTACGGACGGGTATATCTGCCGGGAGCGCTGGACAGAAAATATCCCAACGCGCCTGCCGAAACCGGTTGGCAGTATGTCTTTCCGGCAAAAGAACTGTCACTGGATCCCCGTTCCGGAGAAAAACGCCGTCACCATGTCATGGAATCCACCCTGCAAAAAGCCATCAAGATGGCGACGCGCCGGGCCGCTATCGACAAACGGGTCTCCAGTCATACCCTGCGGCACAGTTTCGCCACTCACATGCTGGAAAACGGAGTGAATATCCGGGTGCTGCAGGAGCTTCTGGGCCATGCCGATGTGAAAACCACTGAAATATACACCCATGTCATGCGCAAAGATATTGATGATCTGCAAAGTCCGCTGGATCGGTTGCCGGGAGCATCTTAA
- a CDS encoding DUF4340 domain-containing protein: MLKKEYLILLAVIIGACLYLYLKDRDRVNYQLPDVKPVEQAAITAIDIRRPGREVVTLEKVDGRWCLAAGGYPADEAQVKGMLEALSGLALTALVSESKDYDRYDLSEAKALLVTARSGDKTAVRELAVGKRASSYNHTFVRIGQDPNVYHAGGSIHDTFDKDAQALRDKTVLAFDRQEIQRIAIDMAGEKLELEKQPVAAPAPVAEEGEVAPAATPPAEQKPVWKTADGQSPPDPARIDKLLGELSALKGSGYLPEGSENDLKNPAYTITLAGKKTYTLSLFAGADKEKNGYAGLSSENKSVFTLSDFQAELIMKKPSELMAAPAAPAAPPAIPPDALPGAPPAVEK, translated from the coding sequence ATGCTGAAAAAAGAGTACCTGATTCTTTTGGCGGTAATTATCGGCGCCTGCCTGTATCTCTATCTTAAAGACAGGGACCGCGTCAACTACCAGTTGCCGGATGTCAAACCGGTGGAACAGGCGGCCATCACCGCCATCGACATCCGCCGGCCCGGGCGGGAAGTGGTGACCCTGGAAAAAGTCGACGGCCGCTGGTGCCTTGCCGCCGGCGGGTATCCGGCGGATGAGGCCCAGGTCAAGGGCATGCTGGAGGCGCTTTCCGGTCTGGCCCTGACCGCCCTGGTATCTGAATCAAAAGACTACGACCGCTATGATCTTTCCGAAGCCAAGGCCCTGCTGGTGACCGCCCGGTCCGGGGATAAAACCGCGGTCCGGGAACTGGCGGTGGGCAAGCGCGCATCTTCCTACAACCACACCTTCGTCCGGATCGGGCAGGACCCCAATGTCTATCATGCCGGCGGCAGCATTCACGACACGTTTGACAAGGACGCCCAGGCCCTGCGGGACAAGACGGTTCTGGCCTTTGACCGGCAGGAGATCCAGCGGATCGCCATCGACATGGCCGGCGAGAAGCTGGAACTGGAAAAACAGCCGGTAGCGGCGCCGGCTCCGGTCGCTGAGGAGGGGGAGGTAGCGCCGGCAGCAACACCGCCCGCGGAACAGAAGCCGGTCTGGAAGACTGCTGACGGCCAGTCGCCGCCGGACCCGGCCCGGATCGACAAGCTGCTCGGTGAGTTGTCCGCTCTTAAAGGCAGCGGGTATCTGCCGGAAGGGTCGGAAAATGACCTGAAGAACCCGGCCTATACGATTACCCTGGCCGGTAAAAAGACCTACACCCTTTCCCTGTTTGCCGGGGCGGATAAAGAGAAAAACGGTTATGCCGGGCTTTCCTCGGAAAACAAGTCGGTCTTCACCCTGTCCGACTTCCAGGCCGAGCTGATCATGAAAAAGCCGTCCGAATTGATGGCTGCTCCGGCTGCTCCGGCCGCACCCCCGGCAATACCCCCGGATGCTCTCCCGGGCGCACCCCCGGCAGTCGAGAAATAG
- a CDS encoding Gldg family protein, whose product MKTTQSKIQPYVKFALYCLAVVLVNIVGVTLFFRLDLTADNKYSLSTASRETLARISEPLTIKIFFTRDLPAPHNITEQYLHDLMEEYAAGAGKNFNYQFYNVTSRDGQEDSLVSADQKLAEDYGVFPVQVQNIEADEVKVKKAYMGLVIIYGDMVEKVTPIRSTDGLEYQITTAIRKLADKVSAFAGLPGKINISLVLSSSLYPVAPYMGLKDLAGLPDSVGKVVAGMNDRLAGKLDYEVVDPVKATGREEEIKNLDLIRLEWPEIAEPDMAPIAAGQGVIGLVMRYQGRTATLPLLNVMNLPFFGTRYSLPDEKDMSAQIDQSLESLVGINDDLGYLAGHGAPNANTPNMFGQQPVADDSLINLRQLTGRSYSWLNIDPAGDDLGRESVECLIIASPTEPFTDYELFQIDQYLMRGRNLAIFLNQFQEVYPEGQPAAYAQPRSVPVSTGLENLLAHYGVKIRPTTILDEECFKRPADPRTGDGEESLYIAPLIKNETINNQPAFMKNIKGLVAVSVSPLELQTETLKANGITATTLFSSSKRSWEHQGPVSLNAMFMPPPSPDAERKSFPLACLLEGEFPSYFAGKPVPVKEDPAITEENLDAETNKAGGEKARPVAASGQVIAKGKRARIFVMGSSQMLYDHMLDVEGRTPNAVFIMNLLDTLNHRDKIAQLRSKRQAYNPINETAAPVRSLIKWGNIAGLPVLVIVLGCLVWARRLSRKRQIRMLFSK is encoded by the coding sequence ATGAAGACAACCCAGTCGAAAATACAACCGTACGTCAAATTCGCGCTTTACTGCCTGGCGGTGGTGCTGGTCAATATTGTCGGCGTCACTCTCTTCTTTCGCCTGGACCTGACGGCCGACAACAAGTACTCCCTGTCGACGGCTTCCAGGGAGACCCTGGCGCGGATATCCGAGCCGCTGACCATCAAGATTTTTTTTACCCGGGACCTGCCGGCGCCCCACAACATCACCGAGCAGTACCTCCATGACCTGATGGAGGAGTATGCCGCCGGCGCCGGCAAAAACTTCAATTACCAGTTTTACAATGTCACCTCCCGGGACGGCCAGGAAGATTCCCTGGTGTCGGCCGACCAGAAACTGGCCGAGGATTACGGTGTTTTTCCCGTTCAGGTCCAGAACATAGAAGCCGATGAAGTCAAAGTGAAAAAAGCCTACATGGGGCTGGTGATCATTTACGGGGATATGGTGGAGAAGGTCACCCCCATAAGAAGCACCGACGGCCTGGAGTACCAGATCACCACCGCTATCCGCAAGCTGGCCGACAAGGTCAGCGCCTTCGCCGGACTGCCGGGCAAGATCAATATTTCCCTGGTGCTGTCGTCTTCCCTGTATCCGGTCGCGCCCTACATGGGGCTCAAGGACCTGGCCGGGCTGCCGGACAGCGTCGGCAAGGTCGTGGCCGGCATGAACGACCGGCTGGCCGGTAAACTGGATTATGAAGTGGTCGATCCGGTCAAGGCGACCGGCCGCGAGGAGGAAATCAAAAACCTGGATCTGATCCGGCTGGAGTGGCCGGAAATCGCCGAGCCGGACATGGCCCCCATCGCCGCCGGCCAGGGCGTCATCGGCCTGGTTATGCGCTACCAGGGCCGCACCGCCACACTGCCCCTGCTGAACGTGATGAACCTGCCTTTTTTCGGCACGCGTTATTCTCTTCCCGACGAAAAAGACATGTCGGCGCAGATCGATCAGTCCCTGGAATCCCTGGTCGGCATCAATGACGATCTCGGTTACCTGGCCGGCCACGGCGCGCCCAACGCCAACACGCCCAACATGTTCGGCCAGCAGCCGGTCGCCGATGACAGCCTCATCAACCTGCGCCAGCTCACGGGCCGCAGCTATTCCTGGCTCAACATCGATCCCGCCGGTGACGACCTGGGACGGGAGTCCGTCGAATGTCTTATCATCGCCAGCCCCACCGAGCCGTTTACCGATTATGAACTGTTCCAGATCGACCAGTACCTGATGCGCGGCAGGAACCTGGCGATTTTTCTCAACCAGTTCCAGGAGGTCTATCCCGAAGGTCAGCCGGCGGCCTATGCCCAGCCCCGGTCCGTTCCCGTCTCCACCGGCCTGGAAAACCTTCTGGCCCATTACGGTGTTAAAATCAGGCCGACGACAATCCTGGACGAAGAATGCTTCAAGCGTCCGGCGGATCCCCGGACAGGAGATGGGGAGGAATCTTTATATATCGCCCCGCTGATTAAAAATGAAACCATCAACAATCAGCCCGCCTTCATGAAGAACATCAAGGGACTGGTGGCGGTCAGTGTTTCGCCGCTGGAACTGCAGACCGAGACGCTGAAAGCCAACGGTATCACCGCCACCACGCTTTTCTCCTCCAGCAAGCGGTCCTGGGAGCACCAGGGCCCGGTTTCCCTGAACGCCATGTTCATGCCGCCGCCCTCACCGGACGCGGAGCGGAAAAGCTTCCCCCTGGCCTGCCTGCTGGAAGGGGAGTTCCCCAGCTATTTTGCCGGCAAGCCGGTACCGGTAAAGGAAGACCCGGCCATCACGGAGGAAAACCTGGACGCGGAAACAAACAAGGCCGGCGGCGAAAAGGCCCGGCCGGTGGCGGCCAGCGGCCAGGTCATCGCCAAGGGAAAGCGCGCCAGAATATTTGTCATGGGTTCATCCCAGATGCTGTATGATCACATGCTGGATGTGGAAGGCCGGACGCCCAACGCCGTATTTATCATGAACCTGCTGGACACGCTTAACCACCGTGATAAGATCGCCCAGTTGAGAAGCAAACGGCAGGCCTATAACCCCATCAATGAAACCGCCGCCCCGGTCCGTTCCCTGATCAAATGGGGCAACATTGCCGGACTGCCGGTGCTGGTGATCGTCCTGGGATGTCTGGTATGGGCCAGGCGGTTGTCCAGAAAACGGCAAATTCGCATGCTTTTTTCAAAATAG
- a CDS encoding ABC transporter permease subunit, with protein MTQIRNMFVKEFKTYFVSPIAYIVIAIFLMITGWFFFSTYFLRGQASLTYFFEMLPYMFSFIAPAVTMKLFSEEYNTGSYEMLLTLPVTLTQILIAKLAAAAAFITVMLMPTIVYALSVSLTGDLEWAPVIGGYIGAVLLGTAFSSIGLFVSSLTRNQIIAFILAAAVCFGLTMLDFALFFLPGPALDVVQFLSVRSHFDSIAKGVLDSRDLLYFSSIVFISLYAAYLALCEKQ; from the coding sequence ATGACCCAGATCCGGAACATGTTCGTCAAAGAGTTCAAGACGTATTTTGTCTCGCCCATCGCCTATATCGTCATCGCTATTTTTCTGATGATCACGGGCTGGTTTTTTTTTTCCACCTATTTTCTCCGCGGGCAGGCGTCCCTGACCTATTTTTTTGAAATGCTGCCGTACATGTTTTCCTTTATCGCGCCCGCCGTCACCATGAAACTTTTTTCCGAGGAATACAACACCGGCTCTTACGAGATGCTGCTGACCCTGCCGGTGACCCTGACGCAGATCCTGATCGCCAAGCTCGCCGCCGCCGCCGCTTTCATTACGGTGATGCTGATGCCGACCATTGTTTACGCCCTGTCCGTTTCCTTAACCGGTGATCTGGAGTGGGCGCCGGTGATCGGCGGCTATATCGGCGCCGTGCTGCTGGGCACGGCCTTTTCTTCCATCGGCCTGTTCGTCTCCTCCCTGACCCGGAACCAGATCATCGCTTTCATCCTGGCGGCAGCCGTCTGCTTCGGGTTGACCATGCTGGATTTCGCGCTGTTCTTTCTGCCCGGCCCGGCACTGGACGTGGTCCAGTTCCTGTCCGTTCGATCCCATTTTGACAGCATCGCCAAAGGCGTTCTGGACAGCCGGGATCTGCTCTATTTCTCCAGTATCGTTTTTATCAGCCTGTACGCGGCCTATCTGGCCCTGTGTGAAAAACAGTAA
- a CDS encoding ATP-binding cassette domain-containing protein yields the protein MIQVENLTRYYDDVCAVNHINLNIQQGEILGLLGPNGAGKTTTLRMLTGFLRPTSGSIRVRDLSVDTDMLAIKRLMGYLPESAPLYPDMLVYDYLDYVAGLRGVDRSKRLDRIRAMADMCALGEVMHQPVAELSKGYKQRVGLAHALINDPEVLVLDEPTSGLDPNQIVEIRDIIRRIGQAKTIIFSTHILSEAEATCDRIVIIDKGKIVADEPTAALKQKASQDYYIHLTLTGAVMEAVRPALAEVREVSDIREAPPAETGQAAGELRLQLRCRAGSDPRREIYARIRRQDWDLLEFYSETPSLENIFRKLTRES from the coding sequence ATGATACAGGTCGAAAACCTGACGCGCTATTATGATGATGTCTGCGCGGTCAACCACATTAATCTGAACATTCAACAGGGAGAGATCCTCGGCCTGCTGGGGCCCAACGGCGCCGGCAAGACCACCACCTTGCGGATGCTGACCGGTTTTCTGAGGCCTACTTCGGGTTCGATCCGCGTCAGGGACCTTTCCGTGGACACCGACATGCTGGCGATCAAGCGGCTGATGGGCTACCTGCCGGAATCGGCCCCCCTGTACCCGGACATGCTGGTGTACGACTACCTGGACTATGTCGCCGGGCTGCGGGGCGTTGATCGCAGCAAACGGCTTGACCGGATCCGCGCCATGGCCGACATGTGCGCCCTGGGCGAGGTCATGCATCAGCCGGTGGCGGAACTGTCCAAGGGTTACAAACAGCGGGTGGGCCTGGCTCACGCCCTGATCAACGACCCGGAAGTGCTGGTACTCGATGAGCCGACCTCCGGCCTGGATCCCAACCAGATCGTGGAAATCCGGGACATCATCCGGCGGATCGGCCAGGCGAAAACCATCATTTTTTCCACCCATATCCTGAGCGAGGCCGAGGCCACCTGCGATCGCATCGTTATCATCGACAAGGGAAAGATCGTGGCCGACGAGCCTACCGCCGCCCTGAAGCAGAAAGCGTCCCAGGACTATTATATCCACCTGACGCTGACCGGCGCCGTCATGGAAGCGGTTCGGCCGGCACTGGCAGAGGTCCGCGAAGTGAGCGATATCCGGGAGGCGCCGCCCGCCGAGACCGGTCAGGCCGCCGGTGAACTCCGGCTGCAGCTCCGGTGCCGGGCCGGCTCCGATCCGCGACGGGAAATTTATGCCCGCATCCGCCGTCAGGACTGGGATCTGCTGGAGTTTTACAGCGAAACGCCCAGTCTTGAAAACATCTTCAGAAAACTGACCCGGGAGAGTTGA
- a CDS encoding DUF6485 family protein yields the protein MECHQSKNLKHCNCSYDPCPRKGACCECLQYHLKMRQLPGCCFPDEAERTYDRSFEHFARLVGAGKA from the coding sequence ATGGAATGCCATCAATCAAAGAACTTGAAACATTGCAACTGCTCATACGACCCCTGCCCGCGCAAGGGCGCCTGCTGTGAGTGCCTTCAATATCATCTGAAGATGCGGCAACTGCCGGGGTGCTGCTTCCCGGATGAGGCGGAAAGAACCTATGACCGTTCGTTTGAACATTTTGCCCGGCTGGTGGGCGCGGGAAAGGCGTAA
- a CDS encoding adenylate/guanylate cyclase domain-containing protein, with the protein MTDKAGICINNFNKNKILCFEVNVFIDRFIAARLKAPQDSFEEAFLSELLISEKLRLTILSGLFSLTAVGVYFSPDFFKIQFPLQGALHGLPLHKWVAGFWALVALYEFFVSRLFALLKKNNRQPPTGALYMNAIVEAAIPTGCLHIASRHLGADALLTPLPFVYFIFIALSALRLNFMISLVMGLVASVGYGWVALDILAGQPVTGCFSAMSALYIYTAKSGVLLIVGMTAGFVGSQIRRRVVGVMEAAQEQNRIEKIFGQHVSPELVERLLSGEMEMESETRQVCVLFLDIRGFTNFSHANTPEAVVAYLNTLFDEMITIINRHHGIINKFLGDGFMAIFGAPVSTGDIHRNAVRAALEITAWVDRETAADRIPPTRTGIGIHAGEVVTGHVGSELRKEYTVIGDAVNLASRIESLNKTYGTRILVSETVWAAVRDEVRSTGEFGPVQVKGRSEPIKVYALA; encoded by the coding sequence TTGACAGACAAGGCCGGTATCTGTATAAACAATTTCAATAAAAACAAAATCTTATGCTTCGAGGTCAACGTGTTCATCGACCGTTTCATCGCCGCCCGGCTGAAGGCGCCTCAGGATTCCTTTGAGGAAGCGTTTCTCTCGGAACTGCTGATCAGCGAAAAACTCCGGCTGACGATTCTGTCCGGGCTGTTTTCCCTGACCGCCGTCGGCGTTTATTTTTCCCCCGATTTCTTTAAAATCCAGTTCCCGCTCCAGGGCGCCCTTCACGGTCTTCCCCTTCACAAGTGGGTGGCCGGCTTCTGGGCCCTGGTGGCGCTGTATGAATTTTTCGTCAGTCGCCTGTTCGCCCTGCTGAAAAAAAACAACCGCCAGCCGCCCACCGGCGCGCTTTACATGAACGCCATTGTCGAAGCCGCCATCCCCACCGGTTGCCTGCATATCGCCTCCCGGCACCTGGGCGCCGACGCCCTGCTCACGCCCCTGCCGTTTGTCTATTTCATCTTTATCGCCCTTTCGGCCCTGCGGCTGAACTTTATGATTTCCCTGGTCATGGGACTGGTGGCCAGCGTCGGCTATGGCTGGGTCGCCCTGGACATTCTGGCGGGGCAGCCGGTCACCGGCTGTTTTTCCGCCATGAGCGCCCTTTATATTTACACGGCCAAAAGCGGGGTCCTGCTGATCGTCGGGATGACCGCCGGATTCGTGGGATCGCAGATTCGCCGTCGGGTAGTCGGGGTGATGGAGGCCGCCCAGGAGCAGAACCGGATCGAAAAAATTTTCGGCCAGCACGTTTCTCCCGAACTGGTCGAACGGCTTCTGTCCGGGGAGATGGAGATGGAAAGCGAAACGCGTCAGGTCTGCGTCCTGTTCCTTGATATCCGCGGATTTACCAATTTTTCCCACGCCAATACCCCGGAAGCGGTGGTGGCGTACCTGAACACCCTGTTTGACGAAATGATCACCATCATCAACCGGCATCACGGCATCATCAACAAATTCCTGGGTGACGGGTTCATGGCGATTTTCGGGGCCCCGGTTTCAACCGGCGACATTCACCGGAACGCGGTCCGGGCGGCCCTGGAGATCACGGCCTGGGTCGACCGGGAAACCGCCGCCGACCGGATCCCGCCGACCCGCACCGGCATCGGGATCCATGCCGGCGAAGTCGTCACCGGCCACGTGGGCTCGGAACTGCGGAAGGAGTACACCGTCATCGGCGACGCGGTCAACCTGGCGTCGCGGATCGAAAGCCTCAACAAGACCTACGGCACCCGTATCCTGGTGTCGGAAACCGTGTGGGCAGCGGTCCGGGATGAGGTCAGGTCGACCGGTGAATTCGGCCCCGTTCAGGTCAAGGGACGGAGCGAGCCGATTAAGGTGTATGCGCTGGCCTGA
- a CDS encoding type II toxin-antitoxin system HicB family antitoxin encodes MRDYHINIFYSDDDGGYIADIPDLEACSAFGETPDAALREVQLAKRAWLEAAKANGKPIPQPSYRPVIYQIASA; translated from the coding sequence ATGCGGGATTATCACATCAATATTTTTTATTCAGATGATGACGGTGGATATATCGCTGATATTCCTGATCTTGAGGCTTGCTCCGCATTCGGAGAGACACCTGACGCCGCATTGCGAGAAGTTCAACTTGCCAAAAGGGCATGGCTGGAGGCGGCAAAGGCAAACGGTAAGCCCATTCCGCAGCCCTCATATCGCCCGGTAATCTATCAGATTGCCTCTGCCTGA
- a CDS encoding type II toxin-antitoxin system HicA family toxin, protein MNRRKLLEKIIGGSKNIRFSDMINLAAGFGFEISRIEGSHHILTRPDIPELVNLQEVKGQAKPYQVRQFLKLVEKHNLTLEET, encoded by the coding sequence ATGAACAGAAGAAAACTACTGGAAAAAATTATCGGTGGGTCGAAAAATATCAGATTTTCTGATATGATAAATCTTGCTGCGGGATTTGGTTTTGAAATATCCAGGATTGAAGGCAGCCATCATATTTTAACCAGACCCGACATCCCCGAACTGGTTAATCTTCAGGAAGTCAAAGGTCAGGCAAAACCCTATCAGGTTCGACAGTTTCTGAAACTGGTTGAAAAACACAACCTCACGCTGGAGGAGACATAA